A part of Jiangella alba genomic DNA contains:
- a CDS encoding HupE/UreJ family protein, whose amino-acid sequence MSTSRVVRAAVAGIVAVLVLLPAAAPAVAHVRTSDGWSEIRADGDHVRYRLGLEYEILARAIGMGEDAIAAPDDGSRRAALAGQHDLIETYLAGRVRILVDEIECAMTLAASDVEQRPATDAMAEDLAYAVLDLDYDCHGAASGRYVLDYSVFSGAGSDAVVDDHTTTVDYHLGGERGRVVLDGAHPRFSAGEQSFAGSALRATGLGAQQVLTGLDHALFVAALAVGATGLGRLARGVTAFAVTSGAGLLAAVAGWVSLPGHVTGALVALSVVYVAATNLVGPESRWRLPAVAAAGLLHGFAFAGGLGFGDDLGWDLVTSVAGVGLGIVLGQAVLAAGLFALATAARRYAWFSLAHLVAAAAAVVTGLAWFVHRLL is encoded by the coding sequence ATGTCGACGAGTCGGGTGGTGCGTGCGGCCGTGGCCGGCATCGTCGCGGTCCTCGTGCTGCTGCCGGCCGCCGCGCCCGCCGTCGCGCACGTGCGCACCAGCGACGGCTGGTCCGAGATCCGCGCCGACGGCGACCACGTCCGCTACCGGCTCGGCCTGGAGTACGAGATCCTCGCCCGCGCCATCGGCATGGGCGAGGACGCGATCGCGGCGCCCGACGACGGCAGCCGCCGGGCCGCGCTGGCCGGACAGCACGACCTGATCGAGACCTACCTGGCCGGCCGGGTCCGGATCCTCGTCGACGAGATCGAGTGCGCGATGACGCTGGCGGCGTCGGACGTCGAGCAGCGGCCGGCCACCGACGCCATGGCCGAGGACCTGGCGTACGCCGTGCTCGACCTGGACTACGACTGCCACGGCGCGGCATCGGGCCGGTACGTGCTCGACTACTCGGTGTTCTCCGGCGCGGGGTCCGACGCCGTCGTCGACGACCACACCACCACCGTGGACTACCACCTCGGCGGCGAGCGCGGCCGGGTCGTGCTGGACGGCGCGCACCCGCGGTTCAGCGCCGGCGAGCAGTCGTTCGCCGGCTCCGCGCTGCGCGCCACGGGCCTGGGCGCGCAGCAGGTGCTCACCGGCCTGGACCACGCGCTGTTCGTCGCCGCCCTGGCCGTCGGCGCGACCGGCCTCGGCCGGCTGGCCCGCGGGGTCACCGCGTTCGCCGTCACCAGCGGCGCGGGGCTGCTGGCCGCCGTCGCCGGGTGGGTGAGCCTGCCCGGCCACGTCACCGGCGCGCTGGTCGCGCTGTCCGTCGTCTACGTCGCCGCGACGAACCTCGTCGGGCCGGAGTCGCGCTGGCGGCTGCCCGCCGTCGCCGCCGCCGGGCTGCTGCACGGGTTCGCGTTCGCCGGCGGGCTGGGTTTCGGCGACGACCTCGGCTGGGACCTGGTGACGTCGGTCGCCGGCGTCGGCCTCGGCATCGTGCTCGGGCAGGCCGTCCTGGCCGCCGGGCTGTTCGCGCTGGCCACCGCCGCCCGGCGCTACGCGTGGTTCTCGCTGGCCCACCTGGTCGCGGCCGCCGCGGCCGTCGTGACCGGGCTGGCGTGGTTCGTCCACCGGCTGCTGTGA
- a CDS encoding TIGR03769 domain-containing protein encodes MPPRTQSVGQHVHANWAFSAAGSYTLTFEVSGTLTSGGAVTIMDAPPWRGRCIGAGPIRTDLLEHSNRADRRSRTRIRQTTATDALSHRRRRTSTSGLDGMTQ; translated from the coding sequence CTGCCGCCGCGGACCCAGAGCGTCGGCCAGCACGTCCACGCCAACTGGGCGTTCTCGGCCGCGGGCAGCTACACGCTGACGTTCGAGGTGAGCGGGACCCTGACCAGCGGTGGCGCGGTCACGATCATGGATGCACCGCCCTGGAGAGGGCGGTGCATCGGCGCTGGGCCCATCCGCACTGACCTGCTGGAACATTCGAACAGAGCGGACAGACGAAGCCGGACACGTATTCGCCAGACGACCGCCACAGACGCCCTGTCTCACCGCCGGCGCAGGACGTCCACGTCCGGCCTGGACGGAATGACGCAATGA
- a CDS encoding choice-of-anchor M domain-containing protein: protein MSVPCTLTVAADDPGGDDGTEDGTDPPGQCEDPRTVLTDEHVDLLVQVKDPEAAITVPAGAEHAFLGTAGDPLWMIPQPRTPAIVRAGWSTEELAPGALSGDVVELMLTGVTGPGEVEVFQTAGLGAARRGSSALPTRCRRGPRASASTSTPTGRSRPRAATR from the coding sequence GTGTCCGTTCCCTGCACCCTGACCGTCGCGGCCGACGACCCCGGTGGCGACGACGGCACGGAGGACGGCACTGACCCGCCGGGCCAGTGTGAGGATCCGCGGACGGTGCTGACGGACGAGCACGTCGACCTGCTGGTGCAGGTGAAGGACCCGGAGGCGGCCATCACGGTCCCCGCGGGTGCGGAGCACGCGTTCTTGGGCACGGCCGGCGATCCGCTCTGGATGATCCCGCAACCCAGAACCCCCGCGATCGTGCGGGCGGGATGGTCCACCGAGGAACTGGCCCCGGGTGCGCTGAGCGGCGACGTGGTCGAGCTGATGCTGACCGGTGTCACCGGTCCGGGCGAGGTCGAGGTGTTCCAGACCGCCGGGCTGGGCGCGGCCCGACGCGGATCTTCAGCGCTGCCGACCCGCTGCCGCCGCGGACCCAGAGCGTCGGCCAGCACGTCCACGCCAACTGGGCGTTCTCGGCCGCGGGCAGCTACACGCTGA
- a CDS encoding ornithine cyclodeaminase: MTAFVGVQNMVRWLAQHGPERVIAGLVDDLAADFARWEEFDKTPRVANHTPFGVIELMPTSDRETYGFKYVNGHPSNPARGYQTVTAFGVLADVHNGYPTFVAEMTVLTALRTAATSALAARALARPDSTRMALIGAGSQSEFQALAMRTTLGICDLAVYDIDPDAIAKFVRNLAPLGFRITVAGDTAEACAGADIVTTCTADKALATVLRDSDVAPGMHLNAIGGDCPGKTELEPAILDRSAVFVEYTPQTRIEGEIQARGPEFPVTELWEVLTGRKAGRTSAAQLTLFDSVGFAIEDLTALRYVRAAIAGTGFVDDIDLVAEPEDPKDLFGMCGSPVPVG; this comes from the coding sequence ATGACAGCTTTCGTCGGGGTGCAGAACATGGTGCGCTGGCTGGCCCAGCACGGACCCGAGCGCGTCATCGCGGGCCTCGTCGATGACCTCGCCGCGGATTTCGCGCGGTGGGAGGAGTTCGACAAGACGCCCCGGGTCGCGAACCACACGCCCTTCGGGGTGATCGAGCTGATGCCGACGAGCGACCGGGAGACCTACGGCTTCAAGTACGTCAACGGGCACCCGTCCAATCCGGCCCGCGGCTATCAGACGGTCACGGCGTTCGGCGTGCTCGCCGACGTGCACAACGGTTACCCCACGTTCGTGGCGGAGATGACGGTGCTCACCGCGCTGCGCACCGCCGCGACGTCCGCGCTCGCGGCGCGCGCGCTCGCCCGGCCCGACTCGACGCGCATGGCGCTGATCGGGGCGGGCAGCCAGTCGGAGTTCCAGGCGCTCGCGATGCGCACCACCCTCGGCATCTGCGACCTCGCCGTCTACGACATCGACCCCGACGCGATCGCGAAGTTCGTGCGCAACCTCGCTCCGCTCGGGTTCCGGATCACCGTCGCGGGCGACACAGCAGAGGCCTGCGCGGGCGCCGACATCGTCACGACCTGCACCGCGGACAAGGCGCTCGCCACGGTCCTGCGCGACTCGGACGTCGCGCCCGGCATGCACCTGAACGCGATCGGCGGCGACTGCCCGGGCAAGACCGAGCTGGAGCCGGCGATCCTGGACCGCTCCGCCGTGTTCGTCGAGTACACGCCCCAGACCCGTATCGAGGGCGAGATCCAGGCTCGCGGCCCCGAGTTCCCCGTCACCGAACTGTGGGAGGTGCTGACCGGCCGTAAGGCCGGACGCACCTCGGCGGCGCAGCTCACCCTGTTCGACTCGGTCGGTTTCGCGATCGAGGACCTCACCGCACTGCGCTACGTACGCGCCGCGATCGCCGGAACCGGGTTCGTCGACGACATCGACCTGGTCGCCGAACCGGAGGACCCGAAGGACCTGTTCGGCATGTGCGGCTCACCCGTCCCGGTCGGCTGA
- a CDS encoding glycoside hydrolase family 2 protein, whose translation MTAVDGACPGELRGRVLPAAVPGVVHTDLLADGAIPDPFLDANAERLSWIGRTDWRYATVFEWDGASADRHVLVFDGLDTVATVVLNGQELGRTVNQHRSYRFDVTDCLRAGSNELRVTFGSAVEYAEAVDRRSPRPHVNAHPFNAVRKAACNFGWDWGPDLVTAGIWRPVRLESWSTGRLDTVRPLVVEASEEHAAVEFHVPVERACDPPPEPLRLFVRLAGQEVVTELAPHDADAVVRVDVPDPRLWWPVGYGEQPLYEAEVELLAGEQLLDRWSGRLGLRSITVDTTPDAAGHTFGLRVNGRDVFVRGVNWIPDDVFVTRVGRERYRERIEQAVDGGSNLLRVWGGGIYESADFYELCDERGVLVWQDFAFACATYAEEELAEEVEAEAWDNIARLARHPSLALWNGSNENLWLSLDLGWRAEVGDASWGDGFYHRLLPELVAQLDPTRPYIPSSPFSPSAGRYPNDPDDGPIHIWDVWNDVDYREYGRYRPRFVSEFGFQGPPTWSTLARAVAPQHLAVGSPVLLTHQKAEDGDEKLRRGWAGHFPEPVGFDDWHWTAQLNQARAITFGVERFRSLAPHCRGTILWQLNDCWPVVSWAVVDGDGRLKPAWYALRAAYADRLLTFQLDQPEGAVLALVNDTDAPYRGSAVVRRVDVAGNVLAEQALELDAVARSVRRVRLSASVSVAADRATELLVADVRSGDPLPRATAFLAEDVELSLPRASYDVAVQPSDDGVVVEVTARTLLRDLTLLADRLAPDAVVDEQLTTLLPGETTRLRVRLPSGGEVSPSSLTAPVVRTANDLVASPRRGTGDLPG comes from the coding sequence GTGACCGCCGTGGACGGAGCGTGTCCCGGCGAGCTGCGCGGCCGTGTCCTCCCGGCGGCGGTTCCCGGCGTCGTGCACACCGACCTGCTCGCCGACGGTGCGATCCCCGACCCTTTCCTCGACGCCAACGCCGAGCGGCTGTCCTGGATCGGCCGCACCGATTGGCGCTACGCGACCGTCTTCGAGTGGGACGGCGCGTCCGCCGACCGGCATGTGCTCGTCTTCGACGGCCTCGACACCGTCGCCACCGTCGTGCTGAACGGCCAGGAGCTCGGCCGCACGGTCAACCAGCACCGGAGCTACCGATTCGACGTCACGGACTGCCTGCGGGCAGGGTCCAACGAGCTGCGGGTCACCTTCGGATCCGCCGTCGAGTACGCGGAGGCCGTCGACCGTCGCAGCCCGCGGCCGCACGTGAACGCGCACCCGTTCAACGCCGTCCGGAAGGCGGCCTGCAACTTCGGCTGGGACTGGGGCCCGGACCTCGTCACCGCCGGGATCTGGCGGCCGGTCCGCCTGGAGTCGTGGAGCACGGGACGTCTCGACACCGTGCGGCCGCTGGTGGTCGAGGCGTCCGAGGAACACGCGGCGGTGGAGTTCCACGTCCCGGTCGAGCGGGCCTGCGACCCTCCGCCGGAACCCCTGCGACTGTTCGTCCGGCTCGCCGGCCAGGAGGTGGTCACCGAGCTCGCGCCGCATGACGCCGACGCCGTGGTGCGGGTGGACGTGCCCGATCCGCGTCTCTGGTGGCCGGTCGGCTACGGCGAGCAGCCGCTGTACGAGGCCGAGGTGGAGCTCCTGGCGGGGGAGCAGCTCCTGGATCGCTGGTCCGGTCGCCTCGGACTGCGGTCGATCACCGTCGACACCACCCCCGACGCCGCCGGCCACACCTTCGGGCTGCGGGTCAACGGGCGAGACGTGTTCGTCCGCGGTGTGAACTGGATCCCGGACGACGTCTTCGTCACGCGAGTGGGCCGGGAGCGCTACCGGGAGCGCATCGAGCAGGCCGTCGACGGCGGGTCGAACCTGCTGCGCGTCTGGGGCGGGGGCATCTACGAGTCCGCCGACTTCTACGAGCTCTGCGACGAGCGGGGCGTTCTGGTGTGGCAGGACTTCGCCTTCGCGTGCGCCACGTACGCGGAGGAGGAACTCGCCGAGGAGGTCGAGGCGGAGGCGTGGGACAACATCGCACGGCTCGCCCGTCATCCGAGCCTCGCCCTCTGGAACGGCAGCAACGAGAACCTCTGGCTCTCCCTCGACCTCGGCTGGCGTGCCGAGGTCGGCGACGCGAGCTGGGGGGACGGTTTCTACCACCGCCTGCTCCCCGAGCTGGTCGCGCAACTCGACCCGACCAGGCCGTACATCCCGTCGAGCCCGTTCTCGCCGTCGGCCGGCCGGTACCCGAACGACCCCGACGACGGCCCGATCCACATCTGGGACGTGTGGAACGACGTCGACTACCGCGAGTACGGCCGCTATCGACCCCGCTTCGTCTCCGAGTTCGGTTTCCAGGGGCCGCCCACCTGGTCGACGCTCGCTCGAGCCGTGGCGCCCCAGCACCTCGCCGTCGGGTCACCGGTGCTGCTCACCCACCAGAAGGCCGAGGACGGCGACGAGAAGCTGCGTCGCGGCTGGGCCGGTCACTTCCCGGAGCCGGTCGGGTTCGACGACTGGCACTGGACCGCGCAGCTCAATCAGGCCCGGGCGATCACGTTCGGGGTCGAGCGGTTCCGCTCCCTCGCGCCGCACTGCCGCGGGACCATCCTCTGGCAGCTCAACGACTGCTGGCCGGTCGTGTCCTGGGCGGTGGTGGACGGCGACGGCCGGCTCAAGCCGGCGTGGTACGCGCTGCGCGCCGCCTACGCCGACCGGTTGCTGACCTTCCAACTCGACCAGCCCGAGGGCGCCGTCCTGGCGCTCGTCAACGACACCGACGCGCCGTACCGGGGGAGCGCCGTCGTGCGCCGCGTGGACGTCGCCGGGAACGTCCTCGCCGAGCAGGCGCTCGAGCTGGACGCCGTCGCGAGGTCCGTGCGGCGGGTGCGCCTGTCCGCGTCGGTGTCGGTCGCCGCCGACCGGGCCACCGAGCTGCTCGTCGCGGACGTGCGCTCCGGCGACCCGCTGCCGCGCGCGACGGCGTTCCTCGCCGAGGACGTCGAGCTGTCGCTGCCGCGAGCGAGTTACGACGTCGCCGTGCAGCCGTCGGACGACGGTGTCGTCGTGGAGGTGACGGCGCGGACCCTGCTGCGCGACCTCACCCTGCTGGCCGACCGGCTGGCGCCCGACGCCGTCGTCGACGAGCAGCTGACCACCCTGCTGCCCGGCGAGACCACGCGGCTCCGCGTGCGCCTGCCCTCCGGGGGCGAGGTCTCGCCGTCGTCCCTCACCGCACCGGTTGTGCGGACCGCCAACGATCTCGTCGCGAGCCCGCGACGCGGAACTGGGGATCTGCCCGGCTAG
- a CDS encoding PQQ-binding-like beta-propeller repeat protein: MRTLSARLSPEALGRYRRAVYAALALLVGVALIGPVATVVAETVAASSAQVSGIVYEDANGNDRQDAGERGVEGVSVSDGVALVETDEQGRYQLELDTARRVTDLVFITQPAGYVVGTDEFMTPRFYRSLGQVAAGQTRTADFALTRDPGSQGSTFSFANIADPHVNPQLPEQLHEINSTSNDIPFIAVSGDLTNNATDAEFTTYKNATAGSEVPVWPAVGNHEYFSGGGTGYAARIDTYRRHVGPEWYSFDYGNRHFLVLENNGQAPFDEQLSWIRRDLEANVGDKELIVLAHQPMNVPFGSPSQYDQYGDLFDQYGAELMLVGHEHSNDVEPNSEFAPSAKHIQTVSSSYTIDNAPRGFRFIHLRGETFENPFRMYGVDQALTITSPAPGSEVGADGNRTGFPDIQVNAYDTADEVVRVRYRIDGGSWRPLKPSGELTWHTEFAGRAPAPGPHTIDVEAVDEGGQRWTESADFTMTTDPLVAPVAGADWTQHHGDPGHTGVAADVVDPGLELAWTYRTPGTFLTGSPTIVDGIVYAGTRDENGDGNAALHAVDLATGERLWEYPVPSSIVGTPAVLGDTVFVGTLRAQLFAVDRHTGELVWQRDTEDAPEPNNQRAYGYYSPAVADGKVYWAYQTRYGPAGQGLLVALDPADGSELWASPMAGATMSDGTPAIAGGQVFVGSQTADQVLAFDAATGQRQWQSSAVLGGWQDGIPAAADGRVFIGSNNGIIARDAATGRDLWSYRSPHASRVSSGATPSAPAVAGDVVYMGFPSGAVTALDARTGAVLWDRLLPGGTYTGGVLSSPVLSGETLFVGANNGFFYALDSVTGQPLWQYEIGTWVGSGPAVSGNTVVAGAWDGNLYAFTPGGEAAARWARVTGTVTDEATGAPVDGARVVATSGGQSLSTTTDSQGRYTLGLAPGDYTVSTAKRAFLPVGGSTAAVTVGATGTVTAHLALAEVTGPTAGASTVVPDYGSGSPRTDAVAGETYHFTMNERVQATISSRAAANNQPGTLAAGSLGDLFLLDGTAQETLDWSELMLSRTAGGPGTPDWNRPNDWLNLTDIGAEGSSVVASGSARVDPNLRTTLRYRALADAPVVKISLEIENTGTSDFDGYFQYLLDPDSAQDVAYVPGIGRNDPGYVTSGWTDNFVYVGSTTVRPVPAHGVAWLEDEPHAISGFGYVTGAWFDAAVDAGDTRTISWYHITDYPGAGHVSSNVAAWADRLDLLDDEVADRSRAGGTVTQADTGAPAAGVLVEAVDASGAVAGSARTGADGRYLMALDPGEYTLRVAALGYATATLPTTVVAGSTATADLTLAPVTVLAGVGRQLSGGLVEGGPQDVVMENDRLAMTIAKVFDDGQLPGSTAGKPVDLAVRGRPDQLDWLNLPYIADAEPTGTEAWQQTTVRSTGVEIVQATGDAAIVRSTGTSSAHPGVTVETTYTIRPGEEWVQASSVFRNTGSSDLSVWVGDAMDWDGAGQRHGVAGHPVITTPYESPAEYVPAGRWIGGAGTDPQTYGLVYAGDDAFTAYGNGNWIMSRFPVTLPAGGSYTLDRRVVAAANGGAANPFALLDQGVSPGSRP; the protein is encoded by the coding sequence GTGAGAACGCTCAGCGCACGCCTCTCCCCGGAGGCGCTCGGCCGCTACCGCCGTGCCGTCTACGCGGCGCTGGCCCTGCTGGTCGGCGTCGCGCTCATCGGCCCGGTCGCGACCGTGGTCGCCGAGACCGTCGCCGCGTCGTCGGCGCAGGTCAGCGGCATCGTGTACGAGGACGCCAACGGCAACGACCGGCAGGACGCCGGCGAGCGCGGCGTCGAGGGCGTCAGCGTGTCCGACGGCGTCGCGCTGGTCGAGACCGACGAGCAGGGCCGCTACCAGCTGGAGCTGGACACCGCCCGGCGCGTCACCGACCTCGTGTTCATCACCCAGCCCGCCGGCTACGTCGTCGGGACCGACGAGTTCATGACGCCGCGGTTCTACCGGAGCCTCGGCCAGGTCGCGGCCGGTCAGACGCGGACGGCGGACTTCGCGCTGACCCGCGACCCCGGCAGCCAGGGCTCGACGTTCTCGTTCGCGAACATCGCCGACCCGCACGTCAACCCGCAGCTGCCGGAGCAGCTCCACGAGATCAACTCCACCTCGAACGACATCCCGTTCATCGCCGTCAGCGGCGACCTCACGAACAACGCGACCGACGCCGAGTTCACCACGTACAAGAACGCGACGGCCGGCTCCGAGGTCCCGGTGTGGCCCGCGGTGGGCAACCACGAGTACTTCTCCGGCGGGGGCACCGGCTACGCCGCGCGCATCGACACCTACCGCCGTCACGTCGGCCCGGAGTGGTACTCGTTCGACTACGGCAACCGGCACTTCCTGGTGCTGGAGAACAACGGCCAGGCGCCGTTCGACGAGCAGCTCAGCTGGATCCGCCGCGACCTCGAGGCCAACGTCGGCGACAAGGAGCTGATCGTCCTCGCGCACCAGCCGATGAACGTGCCGTTCGGCTCGCCGTCGCAGTACGACCAGTACGGCGACCTGTTCGACCAGTACGGCGCGGAGCTCATGCTGGTCGGCCACGAGCACTCCAACGACGTCGAGCCGAACAGCGAGTTCGCGCCGTCGGCGAAGCACATCCAGACGGTGTCCAGCTCGTACACCATCGACAACGCCCCGCGCGGCTTCCGCTTCATCCACCTGCGCGGCGAGACCTTCGAGAACCCGTTCCGCATGTACGGCGTGGACCAGGCGCTGACGATCACCAGCCCGGCGCCGGGCAGCGAGGTCGGCGCCGACGGGAACCGCACCGGCTTCCCGGACATCCAGGTCAACGCGTACGACACCGCCGACGAGGTGGTGCGGGTCCGGTACCGCATCGACGGCGGCTCGTGGCGGCCGCTGAAGCCGTCCGGCGAGCTGACCTGGCACACGGAGTTCGCCGGCCGGGCGCCGGCGCCCGGCCCGCACACCATCGACGTGGAGGCGGTCGACGAGGGCGGGCAGCGCTGGACCGAGTCGGCCGACTTCACCATGACGACCGACCCGCTGGTCGCGCCGGTGGCCGGTGCGGACTGGACCCAGCACCACGGCGACCCCGGGCACACCGGCGTGGCCGCCGACGTGGTCGACCCCGGGCTGGAGCTGGCGTGGACCTACCGCACGCCGGGCACGTTCCTCACCGGCTCGCCCACCATCGTCGACGGCATCGTCTATGCCGGAACGCGCGACGAGAACGGCGACGGCAACGCCGCGCTGCACGCCGTCGACCTCGCGACCGGCGAGCGGCTGTGGGAGTACCCGGTGCCGTCGTCGATCGTCGGCACCCCGGCGGTGCTCGGCGACACCGTGTTCGTCGGGACGCTGCGCGCGCAGCTGTTCGCCGTCGACCGTCACACCGGCGAGCTGGTGTGGCAGCGCGACACCGAGGACGCGCCGGAGCCGAACAACCAGCGCGCCTACGGCTACTACTCCCCCGCCGTCGCCGACGGCAAGGTGTACTGGGCCTACCAGACGCGGTACGGCCCGGCCGGCCAGGGCCTGCTGGTGGCGCTCGACCCGGCCGACGGCAGCGAGCTGTGGGCGTCGCCCATGGCCGGCGCGACGATGAGCGACGGCACCCCGGCCATCGCCGGCGGGCAGGTCTTCGTCGGCAGCCAGACCGCCGACCAGGTGCTCGCCTTCGACGCCGCCACGGGCCAGCGCCAGTGGCAGTCGTCGGCGGTGCTCGGCGGGTGGCAGGACGGCATCCCCGCGGCCGCGGACGGGCGGGTGTTCATCGGCTCGAACAACGGCATCATCGCCCGCGACGCCGCGACCGGCCGCGACCTGTGGAGCTACCGCAGCCCGCACGCGTCGCGGGTGTCCAGCGGCGCGACGCCGTCGGCCCCGGCCGTCGCCGGCGACGTCGTCTACATGGGCTTCCCGAGCGGCGCGGTGACGGCGCTCGACGCCCGGACCGGCGCGGTGCTGTGGGACCGGCTGCTGCCCGGAGGCACCTACACCGGCGGCGTGCTGTCCTCGCCCGTGCTCAGCGGCGAGACGCTGTTCGTCGGCGCCAACAACGGCTTCTTCTACGCGCTGGACAGCGTGACCGGGCAGCCGCTGTGGCAGTACGAGATCGGCACCTGGGTCGGCTCCGGCCCGGCGGTCAGCGGCAACACCGTCGTCGCCGGCGCGTGGGACGGCAACCTCTACGCGTTCACGCCGGGCGGCGAGGCCGCGGCCCGCTGGGCGCGCGTCACCGGCACCGTGACGGACGAGGCCACCGGCGCGCCGGTCGACGGCGCCCGGGTGGTCGCCACCAGCGGCGGCCAGTCGCTGTCGACGACCACCGACTCGCAGGGCCGGTACACGCTCGGCCTGGCGCCCGGCGACTACACGGTGTCGACGGCGAAGCGGGCGTTCCTGCCGGTGGGCGGCTCGACGGCGGCGGTGACGGTCGGCGCGACCGGGACCGTCACCGCGCACCTGGCGCTGGCCGAGGTGACCGGCCCGACGGCGGGCGCGTCGACGGTGGTGCCCGACTACGGCTCGGGCAGCCCGCGCACCGACGCGGTGGCCGGCGAGACGTACCACTTCACCATGAACGAGCGGGTCCAGGCGACGATCTCGTCCCGCGCCGCGGCGAACAACCAGCCCGGCACGCTGGCCGCCGGCAGCCTCGGCGACCTGTTCCTGCTCGACGGCACCGCGCAGGAGACGCTGGACTGGAGCGAGCTGATGCTGTCGCGGACGGCCGGCGGGCCCGGCACGCCGGACTGGAACCGTCCGAACGACTGGCTGAACCTCACCGACATCGGCGCCGAGGGGTCGTCGGTCGTCGCCTCCGGTTCGGCTCGCGTCGACCCGAACCTGAGGACGACGCTGCGGTACCGCGCGCTGGCCGACGCGCCGGTCGTCAAGATCAGCCTGGAGATCGAGAACACCGGCACGTCCGACTTCGACGGGTACTTCCAGTACCTGCTCGACCCCGACAGCGCGCAGGACGTCGCCTACGTGCCGGGCATCGGCCGCAACGACCCCGGCTACGTCACGTCCGGTTGGACGGACAACTTCGTGTACGTCGGCTCGACGACGGTGCGGCCGGTGCCGGCGCACGGCGTGGCCTGGCTGGAGGACGAGCCGCACGCGATCAGCGGGTTCGGCTACGTCACGGGCGCCTGGTTCGACGCCGCCGTCGACGCCGGGGACACCCGCACGATCAGCTGGTACCACATCACCGACTACCCGGGCGCCGGGCACGTCTCCTCGAACGTCGCCGCCTGGGCCGACCGGCTCGACCTGCTCGACGACGAGGTGGCCGACCGGTCCCGCGCCGGCGGCACGGTGACCCAGGCCGACACCGGCGCCCCGGCCGCGGGCGTGCTGGTCGAGGCGGTGGACGCGTCCGGCGCCGTCGCCGGGTCGGCACGGACGGGCGCCGACGGGCGGTACCTGATGGCGCTGGACCCGGGCGAGTACACGCTGCGGGTGGCGGCGCTCGGGTACGCGACGGCGACGCTGCCGACGACGGTCGTGGCCGGTTCGACCGCGACCGCCGACCTCACGCTCGCGCCGGTGACCGTGCTGGCCGGCGTGGGCCGGCAGCTCTCCGGCGGCCTCGTCGAGGGCGGCCCGCAGGACGTCGTCATGGAGAACGACCGGCTCGCCATGACCATCGCCAAGGTGTTCGACGACGGGCAGCTGCCGGGCTCCACCGCCGGCAAGCCGGTCGACCTCGCCGTCCGCGGCCGGCCCGACCAGCTGGACTGGCTGAACCTGCCGTACATCGCCGACGCCGAGCCGACCGGCACGGAGGCGTGGCAGCAGACCACCGTCCGTTCCACCGGCGTGGAGATCGTGCAGGCCACCGGCGACGCGGCGATCGTCCGCAGCACCGGGACGTCGTCGGCGCACCCGGGCGTGACCGTCGAGACGACGTACACGATCCGGCCCGGCGAGGAGTGGGTCCAGGCGTCGTCGGTGTTCCGCAACACCGGCTCGTCCGACCTGTCGGTCTGGGTCGGTGACGCGATGGACTGGGACGGCGCCGGGCAGCGGCACGGCGTGGCCGGGCACCCCGTCATCACCACGCCGTACGAGAGCCCGGCCGAGTACGTCCCGGCCGGGCGGTGGATCGGCGGCGCCGGCACCGACCCGCAGACGTACGGGCTCGTCTACGCGGGCGACGACGCGTTCACGGCGTACGGCAACGGGAACTGGATCATGAGCCGGTTCCCGGTGACGCTGCCGGCGGGCGGGTCGTACACGCTGGACCGGCGGGTGGTCGCGGCGGCCAACGGCGGTGCGGCGAACCCGTTCGCGCTGCTCGACCAGGGGGTGTCTCCCGGGTCTCGGCCGTAG
- a CDS encoding class F sortase → MHRTRDGRRPGRVAAVAVLALLLAAACGGGGDPSGAGTATAPAAPAAPPAAPASEPPTPSAVPVAEQLADPVAVAVPAAGIDTNVVPIAVDGDNVLVPPPYGDAGWWQAGPEPGENGAAVIAGHLDNRDGPDVFYRLGDVAPGDEIIVARADGGTSAFRVVEVGQYSQDEFPTDAVYGGPDDRPLLRLITCGGEYDRELGRYRDNVVVFAEPA, encoded by the coding sequence GTGCACCGGACCCGCGACGGCCGCCGCCCCGGGCGGGTGGCGGCCGTCGCGGTCCTGGCCCTGCTGCTGGCCGCGGCCTGCGGCGGTGGCGGCGACCCGTCTGGCGCGGGCACGGCCACGGCGCCGGCCGCGCCCGCCGCGCCGCCTGCCGCACCGGCGAGCGAACCGCCCACACCGTCGGCCGTCCCGGTGGCGGAGCAGCTGGCCGACCCGGTCGCGGTGGCGGTCCCGGCGGCCGGCATCGACACGAACGTCGTCCCCATCGCCGTCGACGGCGACAACGTCCTCGTCCCGCCCCCGTACGGCGACGCCGGCTGGTGGCAGGCGGGGCCGGAGCCGGGCGAGAACGGTGCGGCGGTGATCGCGGGCCACCTCGACAACCGCGACGGGCCGGACGTGTTCTACCGGCTCGGCGACGTCGCGCCGGGCGACGAGATCATCGTCGCCCGCGCCGACGGCGGCACGTCCGCCTTCCGCGTCGTCGAGGTCGGGCAGTACTCGCAGGACGAGTTCCCGACCGACGCCGTCTACGGCGGTCCGGACGACCGGCCGCTGCTGCGGCTGATCACTTGCGGCGGTGAGTACGACCGCGAGCTGGGCCGCTACCGCGACAACGTGGTGGTGTTCGC